From one Bombus affinis isolate iyBomAffi1 chromosome 9, iyBomAffi1.2, whole genome shotgun sequence genomic stretch:
- the LOC126920263 gene encoding fatty acid-binding protein, liver-like isoform X1, with amino-acid sequence MVSIVGTYQHERSENLDEYFKAVGVPYIPRKIISMSSPRLEISNDCDKWTIRTISMIRTTEITFTLGEEYEECMPTGIIMKNTATMEGDNLVIVSVCPDNSKIVRKYEFTEDGMVWACGISPLPGADMTDDTGTPCMSFMFTFDAGRHRSYQRINTSFVRPRTAMLQYYSFKKYIHLRLVEVL; translated from the exons ATGGTATCGATCGTTGGCACTTATCAACATGAAAGAAGCGAAAACCTCGACGAGTATTTCAAAGCTGTGG GTGTACCATATATTCCACGGAAAATAATATCCATGTCCAGTCCGCGACTGGAAATATCGAACGACTGCGATAAATGGACTATTCGTACCATTTCGATGATTCGTACGACAGAGATTACCTTTACTCTTGGCGAAGAATATGAAGAATGTATGCCGACAGGGATTATAATGAAA AATACAGCTACAATGGAAGGAGATAATTTAGTGATAGTTTCAGTTTGTCCAGATAACAGCAAAATAGTGCGGAAATACGAATTTACAGAGGATGGTATGGTCTGG GCATGTGGAATCAGCCCCCTTCCCGGGGCTGATATGACAGATGATACTGGGACACCGTGTATGTCGTTTATGTTTACATTCGATGCCGGCCGCCATAGGAGCTATCAACGAATAAACACGTCTTTTGTCCGCCCACGCACTGCCATGCTGCAATATTATTCATTTAAAAAGTACATTCACTTACGTCTGGTTGAGGTACTGTAG
- the LOC126920263 gene encoding sodium/calcium exchanger regulatory protein 1-like isoform X2: MVSIVGTYQHERSENLDEYFKAVGVPYIPRKIISMSSPRLEISNDCDKWTIRTISMIRTTEITFTLGEEYEECMPTGIIMKNTATMEGDNLVIVSVCPDNSKIVRKYEFTEDGMVWIISHDKSGKIGKRYFKRLS; this comes from the exons ATGGTATCGATCGTTGGCACTTATCAACATGAAAGAAGCGAAAACCTCGACGAGTATTTCAAAGCTGTGG GTGTACCATATATTCCACGGAAAATAATATCCATGTCCAGTCCGCGACTGGAAATATCGAACGACTGCGATAAATGGACTATTCGTACCATTTCGATGATTCGTACGACAGAGATTACCTTTACTCTTGGCGAAGAATATGAAGAATGTATGCCGACAGGGATTATAATGAAA AATACAGCTACAATGGAAGGAGATAATTTAGTGATAGTTTCAGTTTGTCCAGATAACAGCAAAATAGTGCGGAAATACGAATTTACAGAGGATGGTATGGTCTGG atAATTAGCCATGACAAGAGTGGCAAAATAGGAAAGCGCTATTTTAAACGTCTTTCATAA
- the LOC126920264 gene encoding UPF0545 protein C22orf39 homolog has translation MPEPNSTMKNTTPEEEIPYGWLIKPCEMYKEEYKDCKSIKARFHQYFIFGETLDCKQWKIDYDNCNLWSEHKDKEACKQLINSERKRRLERLEGHYKNDIWEKRDKPPENWNAPLPSWLEKESSKSYLRIVSDKLKENQDEKEEKKFCTIM, from the exons ATGCCAGAACCTAACAGTACAATGAAAAATACTACACCTGAAGAAGAAATTCCATATGGATGGCTG aTCAAACCATGTGAAATGTATAAAGAGGAATATAAGGATTGTAAAAGCATAAAAGCACGATTTcatcaatattttatatttggagAAACTCTAGACTGTAAACAGTGGAAAATTGATTATGATAATTGCAATCTATGGTCTgaacataaagataaagaagcaTGT AAGCAATTAATAAACAGTGAAAGGAAGCGCAGACTAGAGAGATTAGAAGGTCATTATAAGAATGATATTTGGGAAAAGAGAGATAAACCTCCAGAAAATTGGAATGCTCCATTACCTAGTTGGCTAGAAAAAGAAAGTAGTAAATCATATTTACGAATTGTAAGtgacaaattaaaagaaaatcaagatgagaaagaagaaaaaaagtttTGTACCATAATGTAA
- the LOC126920266 gene encoding B-cell CLL/lymphoma 7 protein family member B isoform X2, whose amino-acid sequence MSMELTYRDILEYYPAHLKLEKKWVTIGETTMKIYKWVPISTLDQKKKTKTVADKENGLPRKSGLDSSNSNFGLTEDSNTCFSTVSDSQGLTDFSAHLGFSEDSNSQNSEPTSKRLKTD is encoded by the exons ATGTCCATGGAATTAACATATAGGGACATCCTAGAATATTATCCTGCACATTTGAAGTT GGAAAAGAAATGGGTTACAATAGGAGAAACTACTATGAAGATTTATAAATGGGTACCTATATCAACGCTTGATCAG aagaagaagacaaaGACAGTTGCAGACAAGGAAAATGGTTTGCCAAGAAAAAGTGGATTAGATTCGTCGAACTCTAATTTTGGTCTTACAGAGGATTCAAATACGT gttTTTCAACAGTTAGTGATTCCCAAGGATTAACTGACTTTTCTGCGCATCTGGGATTTTCTGAAGATTCTAATTCGCAAAATAGTGAACCAACATCTAAAAGGTTAAAGACTGATTAA
- the LOC126920266 gene encoding B-cell CLL/lymphoma 7 protein family member B isoform X1 has translation MMSRSVRAETRSRAKDDIKRVMQVVDKVRHWEKKWVTIGETTMKIYKWVPISTLDQKKKTKTVADKENGLPRKSGLDSSNSNFGLTEDSNTCFSTVSDSQGLTDFSAHLGFSEDSNSQNSEPTSKRLKTD, from the exons ATGATGTCGCGGTCTGTACGTGCAGAGACTCGTAGTCGTGCCAAGGATGATATTAAGCGTGTAATGCAAGTCGTTGACAAAGTTCGCCATTG GGAAAAGAAATGGGTTACAATAGGAGAAACTACTATGAAGATTTATAAATGGGTACCTATATCAACGCTTGATCAG aagaagaagacaaaGACAGTTGCAGACAAGGAAAATGGTTTGCCAAGAAAAAGTGGATTAGATTCGTCGAACTCTAATTTTGGTCTTACAGAGGATTCAAATACGT gttTTTCAACAGTTAGTGATTCCCAAGGATTAACTGACTTTTCTGCGCATCTGGGATTTTCTGAAGATTCTAATTCGCAAAATAGTGAACCAACATCTAAAAGGTTAAAGACTGATTAA
- the LOC126920262 gene encoding C-factor isoform X3: MHELTLLAEKSENVHIIEIDLANTKDYDKITKVVAEKVGNAGLNVLFNNAGISSKFTRLGLVKEKQLTEAFFVNTVAPILLTKAILPLLKISSNNFADKSKMNVNRAAVINMSSILGSIADNNEGGYYPYRCSKAALNAATKSMSIDLKGDGILVTCLHPGWVRTDMGGTNAPMDVNTSVTNILNILNLLNEEHTGCFIQYDGKILSWFLNICI; this comes from the exons ATGcac GAATTGACTCTATTGGCTGAGAAATCGGAGAACGTTCATATTATTGAAATAG ATTTAGCCAATACAAAAGATTACGATAAAATAACAAAAGTCGTGGCCGAAAAGGTAGGCAATGCAGGATTAAATGTTCTATTTAACAATGCCGGAATCAGTTCAAAATTTACAAGGCTTGGTCTTGTAAAAGAGAAACAGCTTACAGAAGCATTTTTTGTAAATACTGTAGCACCAATTTTGTTAACAAAG GCAATTTTACCATTATTGAAAATATCATCCAATAACTTTGCAGACAAATCAAAAATGAATGTTAATAGAGCTGCGGTTATTAACATGTCTTCAATTCTTGGAAGTATTGCTGACAATAATGAAGGTGGATATTACCCTTATAGATGTAGCAAG GCAGCTCTCAATGCAGCTACAAAGTCAATGAGCATTGATTTAAAAGGGGATGGAATCCTTGTTACTTGTTTACATCCTGGCTGGGTGCGTACAGATATGGGAGGAACCAATGCACCCATGGATGTTAATACTAGTGTTACTAATATCTTGAATATATTGAATTTATTAAATGAAGAACATACAGGTTGttttattcaatatgatggaaaaattttatcttG gtttctaaacatttgtatttga
- the LOC126920262 gene encoding C-factor isoform X1 codes for MKSILITGCNRGLGLGLVKHLVKTLQPPENIFATCRNVNKARELTLLAEKSENVHIIEIDLANTKDYDKITKVVAEKVGNAGLNVLFNNAGISSKFTRLGLVKEKQLTEAFFVNTVAPILLTKAILPLLKISSNNFADKSKMNVNRAAVINMSSILGSIADNNEGGYYPYRCSKAALNAATKSMSIDLKGDGILVTCLHPGWVRTDMGGTNAPMDVNTSVTNILNILNLLNEEHTGCFIQYDGKILSWFLNICI; via the exons ATGAAGTCTATCTTAATCACAGGCTGCAACCGCGGACTTGGCCTAGGTTTAGTGAAACACCTGGTAAAAACGTTGCAACCACCAGAGAATATCTTTGCAACTTGCCGAAACGTGAATAAAGCAAGG GAATTGACTCTATTGGCTGAGAAATCGGAGAACGTTCATATTATTGAAATAG ATTTAGCCAATACAAAAGATTACGATAAAATAACAAAAGTCGTGGCCGAAAAGGTAGGCAATGCAGGATTAAATGTTCTATTTAACAATGCCGGAATCAGTTCAAAATTTACAAGGCTTGGTCTTGTAAAAGAGAAACAGCTTACAGAAGCATTTTTTGTAAATACTGTAGCACCAATTTTGTTAACAAAG GCAATTTTACCATTATTGAAAATATCATCCAATAACTTTGCAGACAAATCAAAAATGAATGTTAATAGAGCTGCGGTTATTAACATGTCTTCAATTCTTGGAAGTATTGCTGACAATAATGAAGGTGGATATTACCCTTATAGATGTAGCAAG GCAGCTCTCAATGCAGCTACAAAGTCAATGAGCATTGATTTAAAAGGGGATGGAATCCTTGTTACTTGTTTACATCCTGGCTGGGTGCGTACAGATATGGGAGGAACCAATGCACCCATGGATGTTAATACTAGTGTTACTAATATCTTGAATATATTGAATTTATTAAATGAAGAACATACAGGTTGttttattcaatatgatggaaaaattttatcttG gtttctaaacatttgtatttga
- the LOC126920262 gene encoding C-factor isoform X2 — translation MKSILITGCNRGLGLGLVKHLVKTLQPPENIFATCRNVNKARELTLLAEKSENVHIIEIDLANTKDYDKITKVVAEKVGNAGLNVLFNNAGISSKFTRLGLVKEKQLTEAFFVNTVAPILLTKAILPLLKISSNNFADKSKMNVNRAAVINMSSILGSIADNNEGGYYPYRCSKAALNAATKSMSIDLKGDGILVTCLHPGWVRTDMGGTNAPMDVNTSVTNILNILNLLNEEHTGCFIQYDGKILSW, via the exons ATGAAGTCTATCTTAATCACAGGCTGCAACCGCGGACTTGGCCTAGGTTTAGTGAAACACCTGGTAAAAACGTTGCAACCACCAGAGAATATCTTTGCAACTTGCCGAAACGTGAATAAAGCAAGG GAATTGACTCTATTGGCTGAGAAATCGGAGAACGTTCATATTATTGAAATAG ATTTAGCCAATACAAAAGATTACGATAAAATAACAAAAGTCGTGGCCGAAAAGGTAGGCAATGCAGGATTAAATGTTCTATTTAACAATGCCGGAATCAGTTCAAAATTTACAAGGCTTGGTCTTGTAAAAGAGAAACAGCTTACAGAAGCATTTTTTGTAAATACTGTAGCACCAATTTTGTTAACAAAG GCAATTTTACCATTATTGAAAATATCATCCAATAACTTTGCAGACAAATCAAAAATGAATGTTAATAGAGCTGCGGTTATTAACATGTCTTCAATTCTTGGAAGTATTGCTGACAATAATGAAGGTGGATATTACCCTTATAGATGTAGCAAG GCAGCTCTCAATGCAGCTACAAAGTCAATGAGCATTGATTTAAAAGGGGATGGAATCCTTGTTACTTGTTTACATCCTGGCTGGGTGCGTACAGATATGGGAGGAACCAATGCACCCATGGATGTTAATACTAGTGTTACTAATATCTTGAATATATTGAATTTATTAAATGAAGAACATACAGGTTGttttattcaatatgatggaaaaattttatcttGGTAA
- the LOC126920258 gene encoding thioredoxin reductase 2, mitochondrial isoform X1: protein MKSRNLKKKKSWCLSCHKKPQTMDSDLSDQETEYYIKEKELVIEQNNFEADQKFTYDLLVIGGGSGGLAAAKEAVNLGAKVAVLDFVTPSPRGTTWGLGGTCVNVGCIPKKLMHQAALLGEAIHESAAYGWQIPDPKTIKIDWQALTTAVQNHIKSVNWVTRVELRTKKVEYFNALGYFKDQHTICGKMKNGEEKLFTAKNILIAVGGRPRYPDIPGALEYGISSDDIFSLGEAPGKTLVVGAGYIGLECAGFLNSMGYDATVMVRSIVLRGFDQQMANTVAEEMEKRGVHFIYEAKPSKIEKQSDGRLLVHWVDKDRQTHQDIFDTVLFAIGRKPLTEELKPENIGLKLVPETAKIDAIDEQTNIPNVYAVGDVLHKKPELTPVAIHAGRLLARRLFGNSTEQMDYVNVATTIFSPLEYGCVGLSEEAAIAIHGEDKIEIYHAYYKPTEFFIPQKDVSNCYLKVVAFRNGDQRVLGMHFIGPNAGEVIQGFAAAMKCNLTFPKLKDTVGIHPTVAEEFTRISVTKRSGLDPKPQSCCS, encoded by the exons ATGAAATCTCGTAacttgaagaaaaagaaatcgtGGTGTCTTAGTTGTCACAAGAAACCGCAAACCATGGACTCGGATTTAAGTGATCAAGAAACTGAATACtatataaaagagaaagagcTGGTGATAGAGCAAAATAACTTCGAGG CTGATCAAAAGTTCACGTATGATCTGCTTGTTATTGGCGGTGGATCAGGAGGTTTGGCAGCTGCCAAAGAAGCAGTGAATCTAGGTGCAAAAGTTGCAGTTCTTGATTTTGTCACACCATCTCCAAGAGGTACTACTTGGGGTTTGGGTGGTACTTGTGTAAATGTTGGTTGTATACCAAAAAAGTTGATGCATCAAGCTGCTTTGTTAGGAGAAGCGATACAT gaATCAGCAGCTTATGGTTGGCAAATACCAGATCCAAAAACTATTAAGATAGATTGGCAAGCATTAACAACAGCAGTACAAAATCATATAAAATCTGTGAACTGGGTCACACGAGTAGAGCTTAGAACAAA AAAagtcgaatatttcaatgcacTTGGTTATTTTAAAGACCAACATACAATATGCgggaaaatgaaaaatggagAAGAAAAATTGTTTACAGCAAAGAATATTTTGATTGCTGTAGGTGGTAGGCCAAGATATCCTGATATTCCTGGTGCTTTAGAATATGGTATAAGCAGCGATGATATCTTTAGTTTAGGGGAAGCTCCAGGGAAAACTCTTGTTGTTGGTGCTGGAt ATATTGGTTTGGAGTGCGCTGGATTCTTGAATAGTATGGGTTACGATGCAACTGTAATGGTACGTTCAATTGTTTTACGCGGATTTGATCAGCAAATGGCAAATACTGTTGCTGAGGAAATGGAGAAACGTGGTGTACACTTTATTTATGAAGCTAAACCATCAAAAATTGAAAAGCAAAGCGATGGTCGGCTTCTTGTACATTGGGTAGATAAA GATAGACAAACGCATCAAGATATTTTCGATACTGTTCTCTTCGCTATAGGTCGCAAACCACTTACAGAAGAATTAAAACCAGAAAACATCGGTCTTAAACTTGTTCCCGAAACTGCAAAAATAGACGCAATAGATGAACAAACGAATATTCCAAATGTATATGCTGTTGGTGATGTGCTTCAT AAAAAGCCAGAATTAACCCCTGTTGCCATACATGCGGGTCGATTATTAGCGAGAAGGTTATTCGGAAACTCGACGGAACAAATGGATTACGTGAATGTTGCGACAACAATATTCAGTCCTTTAGAATATGGTTGTGTTGGTCTTAGCGAAGAAGCAGCCATTGCTATTCATGGAGAAgacaaaatagaaatttatcaTGCATATTACAAACCAACTGAATTCTTTATACCACAAAAAGATGTTTCTAATTGCTACTTAAAAGTAGTTGCATTTAGAAATGGCGATCAGAGAGTGCTTGGTATGCATTTCATTGGACCTAATGCCGGTGAAGTGATCCAAGGATTTGCTGCTGCTATGAA gTGTAATTTAACATTTCCAAAACTAAAAGATACCGTTGGAATTCATCCAACAGTGGCAGAAGAATTTACACGTATATCTGTAACTAAACGTTCTGGGCTTGATCCTAAGCCACAAAGTTGTTGCAGTTAA
- the LOC126920258 gene encoding thioredoxin reductase 1, mitochondrial isoform X3, whose product MAPIADQKFTYDLLVIGGGSGGLAAAKEAVNLGAKVAVLDFVTPSPRGTTWGLGGTCVNVGCIPKKLMHQAALLGEAIHESAAYGWQIPDPKTIKIDWQALTTAVQNHIKSVNWVTRVELRTKKVEYFNALGYFKDQHTICGKMKNGEEKLFTAKNILIAVGGRPRYPDIPGALEYGISSDDIFSLGEAPGKTLVVGAGYIGLECAGFLNSMGYDATVMVRSIVLRGFDQQMANTVAEEMEKRGVHFIYEAKPSKIEKQSDGRLLVHWVDKDRQTHQDIFDTVLFAIGRKPLTEELKPENIGLKLVPETAKIDAIDEQTNIPNVYAVGDVLHKKPELTPVAIHAGRLLARRLFGNSTEQMDYVNVATTIFSPLEYGCVGLSEEAAIAIHGEDKIEIYHAYYKPTEFFIPQKDVSNCYLKVVAFRNGDQRVLGMHFIGPNAGEVIQGFAAAMKCNLTFPKLKDTVGIHPTVAEEFTRISVTKRSGLDPKPQSCCS is encoded by the exons ATGGCACCAATTG CTGATCAAAAGTTCACGTATGATCTGCTTGTTATTGGCGGTGGATCAGGAGGTTTGGCAGCTGCCAAAGAAGCAGTGAATCTAGGTGCAAAAGTTGCAGTTCTTGATTTTGTCACACCATCTCCAAGAGGTACTACTTGGGGTTTGGGTGGTACTTGTGTAAATGTTGGTTGTATACCAAAAAAGTTGATGCATCAAGCTGCTTTGTTAGGAGAAGCGATACAT gaATCAGCAGCTTATGGTTGGCAAATACCAGATCCAAAAACTATTAAGATAGATTGGCAAGCATTAACAACAGCAGTACAAAATCATATAAAATCTGTGAACTGGGTCACACGAGTAGAGCTTAGAACAAA AAAagtcgaatatttcaatgcacTTGGTTATTTTAAAGACCAACATACAATATGCgggaaaatgaaaaatggagAAGAAAAATTGTTTACAGCAAAGAATATTTTGATTGCTGTAGGTGGTAGGCCAAGATATCCTGATATTCCTGGTGCTTTAGAATATGGTATAAGCAGCGATGATATCTTTAGTTTAGGGGAAGCTCCAGGGAAAACTCTTGTTGTTGGTGCTGGAt ATATTGGTTTGGAGTGCGCTGGATTCTTGAATAGTATGGGTTACGATGCAACTGTAATGGTACGTTCAATTGTTTTACGCGGATTTGATCAGCAAATGGCAAATACTGTTGCTGAGGAAATGGAGAAACGTGGTGTACACTTTATTTATGAAGCTAAACCATCAAAAATTGAAAAGCAAAGCGATGGTCGGCTTCTTGTACATTGGGTAGATAAA GATAGACAAACGCATCAAGATATTTTCGATACTGTTCTCTTCGCTATAGGTCGCAAACCACTTACAGAAGAATTAAAACCAGAAAACATCGGTCTTAAACTTGTTCCCGAAACTGCAAAAATAGACGCAATAGATGAACAAACGAATATTCCAAATGTATATGCTGTTGGTGATGTGCTTCAT AAAAAGCCAGAATTAACCCCTGTTGCCATACATGCGGGTCGATTATTAGCGAGAAGGTTATTCGGAAACTCGACGGAACAAATGGATTACGTGAATGTTGCGACAACAATATTCAGTCCTTTAGAATATGGTTGTGTTGGTCTTAGCGAAGAAGCAGCCATTGCTATTCATGGAGAAgacaaaatagaaatttatcaTGCATATTACAAACCAACTGAATTCTTTATACCACAAAAAGATGTTTCTAATTGCTACTTAAAAGTAGTTGCATTTAGAAATGGCGATCAGAGAGTGCTTGGTATGCATTTCATTGGACCTAATGCCGGTGAAGTGATCCAAGGATTTGCTGCTGCTATGAA gTGTAATTTAACATTTCCAAAACTAAAAGATACCGTTGGAATTCATCCAACAGTGGCAGAAGAATTTACACGTATATCTGTAACTAAACGTTCTGGGCTTGATCCTAAGCCACAAAGTTGTTGCAGTTAA
- the LOC126920258 gene encoding thioredoxin reductase 1, mitochondrial isoform X2 — protein sequence MATLTLLARLVTFRSAHAKLLEFSWPRCNTFPYGRTAMACMCSDQKFTYDLLVIGGGSGGLAAAKEAVNLGAKVAVLDFVTPSPRGTTWGLGGTCVNVGCIPKKLMHQAALLGEAIHESAAYGWQIPDPKTIKIDWQALTTAVQNHIKSVNWVTRVELRTKKVEYFNALGYFKDQHTICGKMKNGEEKLFTAKNILIAVGGRPRYPDIPGALEYGISSDDIFSLGEAPGKTLVVGAGYIGLECAGFLNSMGYDATVMVRSIVLRGFDQQMANTVAEEMEKRGVHFIYEAKPSKIEKQSDGRLLVHWVDKDRQTHQDIFDTVLFAIGRKPLTEELKPENIGLKLVPETAKIDAIDEQTNIPNVYAVGDVLHKKPELTPVAIHAGRLLARRLFGNSTEQMDYVNVATTIFSPLEYGCVGLSEEAAIAIHGEDKIEIYHAYYKPTEFFIPQKDVSNCYLKVVAFRNGDQRVLGMHFIGPNAGEVIQGFAAAMKCNLTFPKLKDTVGIHPTVAEEFTRISVTKRSGLDPKPQSCCS from the exons ATGGCGACGTTAACGCTGCTCGCTAGGCTTGTCACATTCCGCTCCGCTCACGCTAAATTGCTCGAGTTCTCATGGCCTAGATGTAATACTTTCCCTTATGGAAGAACTGCGATGGCTTGCATGTGCT CTGATCAAAAGTTCACGTATGATCTGCTTGTTATTGGCGGTGGATCAGGAGGTTTGGCAGCTGCCAAAGAAGCAGTGAATCTAGGTGCAAAAGTTGCAGTTCTTGATTTTGTCACACCATCTCCAAGAGGTACTACTTGGGGTTTGGGTGGTACTTGTGTAAATGTTGGTTGTATACCAAAAAAGTTGATGCATCAAGCTGCTTTGTTAGGAGAAGCGATACAT gaATCAGCAGCTTATGGTTGGCAAATACCAGATCCAAAAACTATTAAGATAGATTGGCAAGCATTAACAACAGCAGTACAAAATCATATAAAATCTGTGAACTGGGTCACACGAGTAGAGCTTAGAACAAA AAAagtcgaatatttcaatgcacTTGGTTATTTTAAAGACCAACATACAATATGCgggaaaatgaaaaatggagAAGAAAAATTGTTTACAGCAAAGAATATTTTGATTGCTGTAGGTGGTAGGCCAAGATATCCTGATATTCCTGGTGCTTTAGAATATGGTATAAGCAGCGATGATATCTTTAGTTTAGGGGAAGCTCCAGGGAAAACTCTTGTTGTTGGTGCTGGAt ATATTGGTTTGGAGTGCGCTGGATTCTTGAATAGTATGGGTTACGATGCAACTGTAATGGTACGTTCAATTGTTTTACGCGGATTTGATCAGCAAATGGCAAATACTGTTGCTGAGGAAATGGAGAAACGTGGTGTACACTTTATTTATGAAGCTAAACCATCAAAAATTGAAAAGCAAAGCGATGGTCGGCTTCTTGTACATTGGGTAGATAAA GATAGACAAACGCATCAAGATATTTTCGATACTGTTCTCTTCGCTATAGGTCGCAAACCACTTACAGAAGAATTAAAACCAGAAAACATCGGTCTTAAACTTGTTCCCGAAACTGCAAAAATAGACGCAATAGATGAACAAACGAATATTCCAAATGTATATGCTGTTGGTGATGTGCTTCAT AAAAAGCCAGAATTAACCCCTGTTGCCATACATGCGGGTCGATTATTAGCGAGAAGGTTATTCGGAAACTCGACGGAACAAATGGATTACGTGAATGTTGCGACAACAATATTCAGTCCTTTAGAATATGGTTGTGTTGGTCTTAGCGAAGAAGCAGCCATTGCTATTCATGGAGAAgacaaaatagaaatttatcaTGCATATTACAAACCAACTGAATTCTTTATACCACAAAAAGATGTTTCTAATTGCTACTTAAAAGTAGTTGCATTTAGAAATGGCGATCAGAGAGTGCTTGGTATGCATTTCATTGGACCTAATGCCGGTGAAGTGATCCAAGGATTTGCTGCTGCTATGAA gTGTAATTTAACATTTCCAAAACTAAAAGATACCGTTGGAATTCATCCAACAGTGGCAGAAGAATTTACACGTATATCTGTAACTAAACGTTCTGGGCTTGATCCTAAGCCACAAAGTTGTTGCAGTTAA